Within the Novipirellula galeiformis genome, the region TGTCTGCTGGGGATCTATGGAATCATCACCGCACGCACCACCTTTCACTCGGTCAACGAGGTTCGCAAGACGGCACTCAAATTGCGTCGCGGGTCGGTCGAAATTTTGGAACCACTGAACGAACTGAGGCAATTGTCCTTGACGCTTGTGATGGCGCCAAACAGAGAGATGCAACTGAGTTTGAGTCGTCAGCAAGCAGTGAAAACGAACGCAATTGAACTCGCGTTTGAGCATTGGGATACATCATCGAGCGATCCTGCGGAAATCTCCGCGTTTGCAGCATTACGAGAAAAATGGAGTCGGTACAAACGCATCAAAGATATCACGGTCAGCAAAGTACTCGATGACTATCGTGAAGAAGCGTTCATCAACGCGATTCAAGCCGAAGATCAGCAATTTGCTGAAGTCAAACGAGCTTTGGATTCTTGGATGCAAGCGATCGAGGACAATGCGGATACCGCATTTGAATCGGCTCAATCCGGATACGTCGGTGCACGTCAAGCTTATACCACCGTGATCATTGTCTTAACGCTGCTTGTCGCCACGCTCGGCTATCTGACCGCTACCTCCATTATCGGCCCTCTTGAAACGATGCGCAGTGTGGCGTCACGTATTGCCGGATTAGCCTCCACCGGGGCCATCGAGGGATTGGACGAACGCATTGAAATCAAAGCCAACGATGAACTCGGTGCGATGGCGGCTGCGTTCAATCAAATGGTGGAAAACATGCAATCGACGTTGGGACGATTGTCGCATGAAGAGCGTCGCACGTTGGCGGTGTTGAACTCAACCGCCGATGGTATTTTGACGATCGATTCGGAGGGAAAGGTGAGATCGATGAACGCGGCCGCCGAGCGATTGCTCGAATGTCGCAGTGAGGATGCGATTGGAACCGATGTGGAACCGTTCGTTCCTGCATTGGGGCGAGGCCAAGATGCCGATTGGCATACATCAACCTCCAATCCATTGTCCGGCTACGATGAACATGAAGTCGTAGCACGTAAACGCACAGGAGGTGAATGCCCGATCGCGCTGCGGGTGCGCGAAATGAATTACATGGAGCAAAAACTGATCATCGCCACACTGCAAGACATCACTCTCCGGAAGCAGACCGAAGCGGAGCGTCAAACATTGTTTCACGCGATTCGCGATGCGGTGCAACGTTTGACGGTGGCCAGCGAGCAGATTTTGACCACGACGTCTCGACAGGCGTTGGGAGCACAGGAACAAGCGTCGAGCGTTTCCGAAACGGTCGCATCGGTAAACGAAATCGCACAAACCGCTCAACAAGCGGCTCAGCGGTCGACGGAAGTCGCCGAATCAGCTCGCCAAGCGGATGACGTGGGCAACGCTGGACGGGCAGCGATCGAAGAATCGATTGCTGCCATGCTGCAAGTGCAAAGCAGAGTGGAATCGCTTGCGGAACGCATCTTGTTGCTGGCCGAACGCGCCCACGCGATTGGCGAAATCACGGCGACCGTAAAGAACATTGCCGAGCAAACGAACGTTCTGGCTCTTAACGCGGCGGTCGAAGCGTCGCGTGCCGGTGAGCATGGACGCGGGTTCGCAGTAGTCGCAGCGGAGGTCAAGTCGTTGGCACAGCAATCCAAACAGGCGACCATCCAAGTCCGCAAAATTCTCAGTGAGATCCAGGAAGCCACGCAAGATGCAGTGCATTCAACCGAGCAAGGGAACAATGCCGTGCGATCAGCCAGCCGGGTTGTCGAAAGTGCGGGCGAAAGGATTAGTCAACTCGTATCCATGCTTGCCGTTACTGCCGAATCGGCGACGCGAATTTCAGCATCGGCCAACCAGCAAGCCGTGGGGGTTAGTCAACTAAACGATGGCATTCGGGATATCAATCGCGTCACACAAAGCAATGTCGAAGCGATCGGGCAAATCGAACAAGCTGCACGCAACCTGAACTCACTCAGTCAAGAGCTATCGAGTTTGAC harbors:
- a CDS encoding methyl-accepting chemotaxis protein, encoding MRKRGVWIKLLVLVTTSVIAFCLLGIYGIITARTTFHSVNEVRKTALKLRRGSVEILEPLNELRQLSLTLVMAPNREMQLSLSRQQAVKTNAIELAFEHWDTSSSDPAEISAFAALREKWSRYKRIKDITVSKVLDDYREEAFINAIQAEDQQFAEVKRALDSWMQAIEDNADTAFESAQSGYVGARQAYTTVIIVLTLLVATLGYLTATSIIGPLETMRSVASRIAGLASTGAIEGLDERIEIKANDELGAMAAAFNQMVENMQSTLGRLSHEERRTLAVLNSTADGILTIDSEGKVRSMNAAAERLLECRSEDAIGTDVEPFVPALGRGQDADWHTSTSNPLSGYDEHEVVARKRTGGECPIALRVREMNYMEQKLIIATLQDITLRKQTEAERQTLFHAIRDAVQRLTVASEQILTTTSRQALGAQEQASSVSETVASVNEIAQTAQQAAQRSTEVAESARQADDVGNAGRAAIEESIAAMLQVQSRVESLAERILLLAERAHAIGEITATVKNIAEQTNVLALNAAVEASRAGEHGRGFAVVAAEVKSLAQQSKQATIQVRKILSEIQEATQDAVHSTEQGNNAVRSASRVVESAGERISQLVSMLAVTAESATRISASANQQAVGVSQLNDGIRDINRVTQSNVEAIGQIEQAARNLNSLSQELSSLTAS